The DNA segment CACGCGGCGCGGCCGCACCGGGAGGCGTGGCCTACGCTGCGTCGCCGTGCCCACCACCACCACCCCTCCCGTTCCCCGTCCGGGGTTGCTCGACGGGTTCGACGAGCTGTTGTCGTCGCGCGTGGCGATCGTCACCGGCAAGGGCGGGGTCGGCAAGACCACGGTGGCGGCCACCCTCGCCCTCGCGGCCTCCGGCGCGGGTCGACGCACCCTGCTGGTCGAGGTCGAAGTCCGGCAGGCGCTCAGTCAGGTGTTCCGCACAGGCCGCTGGGACTACCGGGAACGCGAGTTCCGTCCCCGGCTCTTCGGGATCTCCGTCGACCCCGAGGAGTCGATGTACGAGTACCTCGAGACGTACTACGGCCTGAAGCGGGTGCAGTGGATGATGTCGCGGACCAACGCCCTCGACTTCGTCACCGCTGCGGCACCGGGCCTGCGTGACCTGCTCCTGGTCGGGAAGCTGTACGAGCTGGAGAAGCGGCGTGGTGACGACGGGCGCCCCGTCTACGACCTGATCGTGTTGGACGCGCCCCCTGCGGGGCGGATCGTGCCGTTCCTGCAGGCTCCGGACGCGGTCACCGACATCGTCCGGGTCGGGCCGATCAGCCGGCAGACGGAGAACATCACCCGGATGCTCGACGACCCGCGTCGCACCCGCGCGTTCGTGGTCACCCTCCTCGAGGAGATGCCGGTGACCGAGACCGTCGAGACGGTCCGGGCACTCAGCGACGCCGGGATCGACATCGGTCCGGTCATCGCCAACCAGGTCATCGCACCGCGGTTGGAGCCCGATGAGCTCGAGGCACTGCAGCAGCTCGGCCCGGCCGGCTTGGCCCGCCGCGCCGCCGAGGGCGGCGCCGACCTCGGCGTCGACGTCGCGGCGCAGACCATCGAGCTCGCCAGCGCCCACCGTGAGCGGCTGGCGCTGCAGCAGCGGATGCGTGAGCAGCTGCACCGCGAGGTCGACGAACCGGTGATCGAGCTCCCGCAGCTGACCGGGGCCAGGTTCGAGGAAGGCGACCTGGAGGTCCTCGCCGACGACGTCGCCGTCTCGGTCGGCGAACCCGGTCCCAAGGCCGGACAGCCCGAAGCCCGTCCCCGCGGGGTCGTTGCGTGAACGAGCGCACCCTGGACGACGCCCGCCAACACGACCTCGCCGACGAGGTCACCGGCGCCCACATCCTGGTGTGCACCGGAGCAGGAGGGGTCGGCAAGACCACAACGGCCGCGGCGCTGGGACTGGCCGGGGCACGTGCCGGTCGACGCACGCTCGTGTTGACCATCGACCCGGCACGGCGGCTCGCGCAGTCGATGGGGATCCAAGAGCTGGGCAACACCCCCCAGCGCGTCCCGCTGGACGGCGCGGCGGGCGGCGGTCAGCTGTGGGCGATGATGCTCGACATGCAGCGGACCTTCGACG comes from the Actinomycetota bacterium genome and includes:
- a CDS encoding AAA family ATPase, with protein sequence MPTTTTPPVPRPGLLDGFDELLSSRVAIVTGKGGVGKTTVAATLALAASGAGRRTLLVEVEVRQALSQVFRTGRWDYREREFRPRLFGISVDPEESMYEYLETYYGLKRVQWMMSRTNALDFVTAAAPGLRDLLLVGKLYELEKRRGDDGRPVYDLIVLDAPPAGRIVPFLQAPDAVTDIVRVGPISRQTENITRMLDDPRRTRAFVVTLLEEMPVTETVETVRALSDAGIDIGPVIANQVIAPRLEPDELEALQQLGPAGLARRAAEGGADLGVDVAAQTIELASAHRERLALQQRMREQLHREVDEPVIELPQLTGARFEEGDLEVLADDVAVSVGEPGPKAGQPEARPRGVVA